In Asanoa sp. WMMD1127, one genomic interval encodes:
- a CDS encoding DoxX family membrane protein has translation MTAMAQRRTPRTTAPAVTRDRVETTTQKATRYVWAGARLGFAFTFLWAFLDKVFGLGFATPRERSWLNGGSPTKGFLSGSEGPFAGLHHNLAGTAFANWAFMLGLLGIGVAFALGIGMRVAAAAGALLYVLMWSVVLPPETNPFLDEHLISAAVMVGLALVGAGHTLGLGRQWDRLAIVRRLPWLK, from the coding sequence ATGACCGCGATGGCGCAGCGGCGCACCCCCCGGACGACCGCTCCGGCGGTCACTCGAGACCGGGTCGAGACCACCACCCAGAAGGCGACGCGGTACGTGTGGGCCGGCGCCCGCCTCGGCTTCGCGTTCACCTTCCTGTGGGCCTTCCTGGACAAGGTCTTCGGCCTCGGTTTCGCCACCCCGCGCGAACGTTCGTGGCTCAACGGCGGCAGCCCGACCAAGGGCTTCCTGAGCGGGTCCGAAGGTCCGTTCGCCGGGCTCCACCACAACCTGGCCGGCACCGCGTTCGCCAACTGGGCCTTCATGCTCGGCCTGCTCGGCATCGGCGTGGCCTTCGCCCTGGGCATCGGCATGCGCGTCGCGGCCGCCGCCGGCGCGCTGCTCTACGTGCTGATGTGGTCGGTGGTGCTGCCGCCCGAAACCAACCCCTTCCTGGACGAGCACCTGATCAGCGCCGCCGTCATGGTCGGCCTGGCCCTGGTCGGTGCCGGCCACACGCTCGGGCTGGGCCGGCAGTGGGACCGGCTGGCGATCGTCCGCCGGCTGCCCTGGCTCAAGTGA
- a CDS encoding nitroreductase — protein MSNPPLAEAAEAAVHAPSIHNTRPWRWEVRADRLALHAERGRQLAATDPDGRMLDLSCGAALQHARLALLARGWETEVRYQSDPDLLAELVPTARVEPAAPAMRLVRAMPARHTDRRPLADVPLPAGTIDALRAAAAGLARFHLLTADQVLLLASAAHHAAEIEAEDPRIRAELAYWTSRSDGTGLSPAALPARPPRTTVPARDFGRPGTLPVGDGHDKHARFALLYGDDDERASWLRAGAALTNVWLTAVGLGVSLVPLSGAIEVSATRERLRGILAGLGHPYLVLRLGVPDPATA, from the coding sequence ATGTCGAACCCGCCGCTCGCCGAGGCCGCCGAGGCGGCCGTTCACGCGCCGTCGATCCACAACACTCGGCCGTGGCGCTGGGAGGTGCGGGCCGACCGGCTGGCCCTGCACGCCGAGCGCGGCCGGCAGCTCGCCGCCACCGACCCGGACGGCCGGATGCTGGACCTGAGCTGCGGCGCGGCCCTCCAGCACGCCCGCCTGGCGCTGCTGGCGCGGGGCTGGGAGACGGAGGTCCGTTACCAGTCCGACCCGGACCTGCTGGCCGAGCTCGTCCCGACCGCGCGCGTCGAGCCGGCGGCGCCGGCGATGCGCCTGGTGCGGGCGATGCCGGCACGGCACACCGACCGGCGGCCGCTGGCCGACGTCCCGCTGCCCGCCGGCACGATCGATGCGCTGCGGGCGGCCGCGGCCGGGCTGGCCCGGTTCCACCTCCTCACCGCCGACCAGGTTCTGCTGCTGGCCTCGGCGGCGCACCACGCCGCCGAAATCGAGGCCGAGGACCCGCGGATCCGGGCCGAGCTCGCCTACTGGACGAGCCGGTCCGACGGCACCGGCCTGTCGCCGGCCGCCCTGCCGGCCCGTCCGCCGCGGACCACCGTGCCGGCCCGCGACTTCGGCCGGCCCGGCACGCTGCCGGTCGGCGACGGGCACGACAAGCACGCCCGGTTCGCCTTGCTCTACGGCGACGACGACGAGCGCGCCTCCTGGCTGCGGGCGGGCGCGGCGTTGACGAACGTCTGGCTGACCGCGGTCGGGCTGGGCGTCTCCCTGGTTCCGCTCAGCGGCGCGATCGAGGTGTCCGCCACCCGGGAGCGGCTGCGGGGGATTCTGGCGGGCCTCGGCCACCCGTACCTCGTGCTGCGGTTGGGCGTCCCGGACCCGGCCACCGCATAA
- a CDS encoding cytochrome P450, with amino-acid sequence METDRWVRTKSAVPVIGGSLAYMHDPLTLMRQLFQRHGPVAPVRMPGPGPAAFVLGPDACGAALQNGDKAFVNGWELLVGPFFHRGLMLLDGAEHLQHRRIMQQAFTRERLEDYTAALHPAVAAELDDWQAAGRFPAYPALKRLTLNLATQIFMGGHRIADPAELERVNRAFVDCVQGAGAILRVAVAGNKWHRATRGRVILERFLTAHLPAARATGGDDLFSVLTRVEDEDGARFGDADVVNHMIFLLMAGHETTTSTVSTAIYQLGRHPDWQERVRAEVAALGPAPSVRQLGELPELDMVIKECQRLVAPVPVLARLAVKDTEVAGRRVPAGTRAMVCLQLSHYLPELWTRPEAFDPERFSPGRREDQSHRYAWTPFGGGVHKCLGMAFSNLEVRTVLAQILSRFRWSVPAGYVPPMSNVSLPYPRDGLPVDLQPA; translated from the coding sequence ATGGAGACGGATCGATGGGTCCGGACGAAGTCGGCGGTTCCGGTGATCGGTGGCTCGCTGGCCTACATGCACGACCCGCTCACGCTGATGCGCCAGCTCTTCCAGCGGCACGGGCCGGTCGCCCCGGTCCGGATGCCAGGCCCCGGGCCGGCCGCGTTCGTGCTCGGCCCGGATGCCTGCGGCGCGGCCCTGCAGAACGGTGACAAGGCCTTCGTCAACGGCTGGGAGCTGCTCGTCGGCCCGTTCTTCCACCGGGGCCTGATGCTGCTCGACGGCGCTGAGCACCTCCAGCACCGGCGGATCATGCAGCAGGCGTTCACCCGCGAGCGGCTCGAGGACTACACCGCCGCCCTGCACCCGGCGGTGGCCGCGGAGCTCGACGACTGGCAGGCGGCGGGGCGCTTTCCGGCGTACCCGGCGCTCAAGCGGTTGACCCTCAACCTGGCCACGCAGATCTTCATGGGCGGGCACCGGATCGCGGACCCGGCGGAGCTCGAGCGGGTCAACCGGGCATTCGTCGACTGCGTGCAAGGGGCGGGGGCGATCCTGCGCGTCGCCGTGGCGGGCAACAAATGGCACCGTGCGACGCGGGGGAGGGTGATCCTCGAGCGGTTCCTCACCGCGCACCTGCCGGCGGCGCGGGCGACCGGCGGAGACGACCTGTTCTCCGTGCTGACCCGGGTCGAGGACGAGGACGGCGCCCGGTTCGGCGACGCCGACGTCGTCAACCACATGATCTTCCTGTTGATGGCGGGGCACGAGACGACCACCTCGACGGTGTCGACCGCGATCTACCAGCTGGGCCGGCACCCGGACTGGCAGGAACGGGTCCGGGCGGAGGTGGCCGCGCTGGGCCCGGCGCCGAGCGTGCGGCAGCTGGGCGAGCTGCCCGAGCTGGACATGGTCATCAAGGAGTGTCAGCGCCTGGTCGCGCCCGTGCCCGTGCTGGCGCGGCTGGCCGTCAAGGACACCGAGGTGGCCGGCCGTCGCGTGCCGGCCGGCACGCGGGCGATGGTCTGCCTGCAGCTCTCGCACTACCTGCCGGAGCTGTGGACCCGGCCCGAGGCGTTCGACCCGGAGCGGTTCTCGCCGGGGCGCAGGGAGGACCAGTCGCACCGCTACGCGTGGACGCCGTTCGGCGGGGGCGTGCACAAGTGCCTCGGAATGGCGTTCTCGAACCTGGAGGTGCGCACGGTCCTGGCGCAGATCCTGAGCCGGTTCCGCTGGTCGGTGCCGGCGGGCTACGTGCCGCCGATGAGCAACGTGTCGCTGCCGTACCCCCGGGACGGCCTGCCGGTCGACCTCCAGCCGGCCTGA
- a CDS encoding GAF domain-containing protein: MPGPTGDDLTFPDAPRLELDQLLRQLVDRAQEVMATQGRLRGLLRANQLIISDLALPAVLRRIVEAARELVGARYAALGVVAPGGGLAEFVHSGMPADAVEVIGHLPEGKGLLGALIDDPRPIRLRRIADDPRSTGFPAGHPPMRSFLGVPIRIRDTVFGNLYLAESAAGAFSAEDEELVKALAATAAVAIENANLYASARLRGEWLQASAAITRQVLATEVSPAHALRHIAERTRQVADADLVAVVRPDPDDEADLRVEVAVGLAAERLTGARAAAHDTLSGEVLATGRPVRLAEPGDGRDPVAAVEVGPVLAVPLHGSARLHGVLWTARAPGRPPFTADDVDMAGSFANQAALAIELAEARAEQQRSAMLHDRERIAADLHDHVIQRLFAAGLSLQGAAAQLGAGAAADRIVRVIDDLDTTISQIRTTIFQLQRPPNAVAQSIRARLLDVASQVAPALGFEPGVRFDGVIESQVPADLVEDLEAVLREALTNIARHAQARSADVEFTVTADTVTLEVRDDGRGIGEPTRTSGLANLRARAERRGGTLTVRAARGTLLRWSVPISR, translated from the coding sequence ATGCCTGGACCAACGGGCGACGACCTGACGTTCCCCGACGCGCCCCGGCTCGAGCTCGACCAGCTGTTGCGCCAGTTGGTCGACCGGGCCCAGGAGGTGATGGCCACCCAGGGGCGGCTGCGCGGGCTGCTACGGGCCAACCAGCTGATCATCAGCGACCTGGCCCTGCCGGCCGTGCTGCGCCGGATCGTCGAGGCGGCGCGCGAGCTGGTCGGCGCCCGCTATGCGGCGCTCGGCGTGGTGGCGCCCGGCGGCGGACTGGCCGAGTTCGTCCACAGTGGGATGCCGGCCGACGCCGTCGAGGTCATCGGTCACCTGCCGGAGGGCAAGGGCCTGCTGGGCGCGCTGATCGACGACCCGCGCCCCATCCGGCTGCGCCGCATCGCCGACGACCCGCGCTCGACCGGCTTCCCGGCGGGCCATCCACCGATGCGCAGCTTCCTCGGCGTCCCGATCCGCATCCGGGACACGGTGTTCGGCAACCTCTACCTGGCCGAGAGCGCGGCCGGCGCGTTCAGCGCCGAGGACGAGGAGCTGGTCAAGGCGCTCGCCGCGACCGCCGCGGTCGCCATCGAGAACGCCAACCTGTACGCGTCGGCCCGCCTGCGCGGCGAATGGCTCCAGGCGTCGGCCGCCATCACGCGCCAGGTGCTGGCCACCGAGGTCTCGCCGGCGCACGCCTTGCGGCACATCGCCGAACGCACCAGGCAGGTCGCGGACGCCGACCTCGTGGCGGTCGTCCGGCCCGATCCCGACGACGAGGCGGACCTCCGGGTCGAGGTGGCCGTCGGGTTGGCGGCGGAGCGGCTGACCGGCGCCCGGGCGGCCGCCCACGACACGCTCTCCGGCGAGGTGCTCGCCACCGGCCGCCCCGTGCGGCTGGCCGAACCCGGCGACGGCCGTGACCCCGTCGCGGCGGTGGAGGTCGGCCCGGTCCTCGCCGTGCCGCTGCACGGCTCCGCCCGGTTGCACGGCGTGCTCTGGACCGCCCGCGCCCCGGGCCGCCCGCCCTTCACGGCCGACGACGTCGACATGGCCGGCAGCTTCGCCAACCAGGCGGCGCTGGCGATCGAGCTCGCCGAGGCGCGCGCCGAGCAGCAGCGGTCGGCGATGCTGCACGACCGCGAGCGGATCGCGGCCGACCTGCACGACCACGTCATCCAACGGCTGTTCGCGGCTGGCCTCTCGCTGCAGGGCGCCGCCGCCCAGCTCGGTGCGGGCGCCGCCGCCGACCGGATCGTCCGCGTCATCGACGATCTCGACACCACGATCAGCCAGATCCGCACCACGATCTTCCAGCTCCAGCGGCCGCCGAACGCGGTCGCGCAGAGCATCCGCGCCCGGCTGCTCGACGTCGCGTCGCAGGTCGCGCCGGCGCTCGGGTTCGAGCCGGGCGTGCGGTTCGACGGCGTCATCGAGAGCCAGGTCCCCGCCGACCTCGTCGAGGACCTCGAGGCGGTGCTCCGCGAGGCGCTGACCAACATCGCCCGGCACGCGCAGGCGCGGTCCGCCGACGTGGAGTTCACCGTCACCGCCGACACGGTCACGCTCGAGGTCCGCGACGACGGCCGCGGGATCGGCGAGCCCACCCGCACCAGCGGCCTGGCCAACCTGCGGGCCCGGGCGGAACGGCGCGGCGGCACGCTCACGGTGCGGGCGGCCCGGGGCACCCTGCTGCGCTGGTCGGTGCCGATCAGTCGATGA
- a CDS encoding nitroreductase, with translation MEHNGYGPAELSAAVELAVRAPSMHNSQPWRFGLAGGAIEVLVDPARLPAIPARDWAGLVSCGAAVFNLRLALAALGRPAVAVVRPSGDAALVARLVPDAPRPPSGAERALCAAIPRRHSNRAPFSTAKVPADLRFRLREAARAEGGWLDLIIGTSAVDALAEVVNAANRVLRRDEAYADELARWRRDTISPDGVPVRAAGYAPEPQDLLPMRAFGGRTRPPGRDYEPEPLVAVLGTATDGPADQVTAGQALQRVLLTATDAGLAVSLFSQPIEVPVARERLRSALGRQGVPQMVLRVGYGHPGQPSLRRPAAAVID, from the coding sequence ATGGAACACAACGGGTACGGCCCGGCCGAGCTGTCCGCCGCCGTCGAGCTGGCCGTCCGCGCGCCGTCGATGCACAACAGCCAGCCGTGGCGGTTCGGGCTGGCCGGCGGCGCGATCGAGGTGCTCGTCGACCCGGCCCGGCTCCCGGCGATCCCGGCCCGGGACTGGGCGGGACTGGTCAGCTGCGGCGCGGCCGTCTTCAACCTGCGCCTGGCGCTCGCCGCGCTGGGCCGGCCGGCGGTCGCGGTCGTCCGCCCGTCAGGCGACGCCGCACTGGTCGCCCGGCTGGTGCCCGACGCGCCCCGGCCCCCGTCCGGCGCGGAGCGGGCGCTGTGCGCCGCGATCCCCCGCCGGCACAGCAACCGAGCGCCGTTCAGCACGGCGAAGGTCCCCGCCGACCTGCGGTTCCGGCTGCGGGAGGCGGCCCGGGCCGAGGGCGGCTGGCTCGACCTGATCATCGGAACGAGCGCGGTCGACGCCCTCGCCGAGGTGGTCAACGCGGCCAACCGGGTGCTGCGCCGCGACGAGGCGTACGCGGACGAGCTGGCCCGCTGGCGTCGCGACACGATCTCCCCCGACGGCGTCCCGGTCCGTGCCGCCGGCTATGCCCCGGAGCCGCAGGACCTCCTGCCGATGCGCGCCTTCGGTGGCCGCACCCGGCCGCCCGGCCGCGACTACGAGCCCGAGCCGCTGGTGGCCGTGCTCGGCACCGCGACCGACGGCCCGGCCGACCAGGTGACCGCCGGCCAGGCGCTGCAGCGGGTGCTGCTCACCGCCACCGACGCCGGGCTGGCCGTCTCGCTGTTCTCGCAGCCGATCGAGGTGCCGGTGGCGCGGGAGCGGCTGCGGTCGGCCCTGGGCCGTCAGGGCGTGCCGCAGATGGTGCTGCGGGTCGGCTACGGCCACCCTGGGCAGCCGAGCCTGCGCCGGCCGGCGGCCGCGGTCATCGACTGA
- a CDS encoding response regulator transcription factor: MIRVYLLDDHEVVRRGLTDLLESHDDIEVVGESGLAKEATARIPALRPDVMILDARLPDGSGIDVCRDVRAVDPSIRGLILTSYEDDEALFAAIMAGAAGYVLKQVRGTDLVEGVRRVAAGQSMLDPAVTQRVLDRIRSGVEEPHELKALTDQERRILEHIAQGRTNREIAAEMFLAEKTVKNYVSSLLAKLGLERRTQAAVLATRLLGDK; encoded by the coding sequence GTGATCCGCGTCTACCTGCTCGACGACCACGAGGTGGTCCGCCGCGGCCTGACCGACCTGCTGGAGAGCCACGACGACATCGAGGTCGTCGGCGAGTCCGGGCTCGCCAAGGAGGCCACGGCCCGCATCCCGGCGCTCCGGCCGGACGTGATGATCCTCGACGCGCGGCTGCCCGACGGCAGCGGCATCGACGTGTGCCGCGACGTCCGGGCCGTCGACCCGTCCATCAGGGGACTGATCCTGACGTCGTACGAGGATGACGAGGCGCTCTTCGCGGCCATCATGGCGGGCGCGGCGGGCTACGTGCTCAAGCAGGTCCGCGGCACCGACCTGGTCGAGGGCGTGCGCCGGGTGGCCGCCGGCCAGTCGATGCTGGACCCGGCGGTCACCCAGCGGGTGCTGGACCGCATCCGCAGCGGCGTCGAGGAGCCCCACGAGCTCAAGGCCCTCACCGACCAGGAACGCCGGATCCTCGAGCACATCGCGCAGGGCCGCACCAACCGCGAGATCGCGGCGGAGATGTTCCTGGCCGAGAAGACCGTCAAGAACTACGTCTCCAGCCTGCTGGCCAAGCTCGGCCTCGAACGCCGCACCCAGGCCGCCGTCCTGGCCACCCGCCTCCTAGGCGACAAATAG
- a CDS encoding CBS domain-containing protein yields MRTWQVGDVMTNDVAAVDAGTPYRRIVDVMTARHVSAVPVVDEDRRVLGVVSEADLLHKVELVGRPHEPRLFEGKRRHAARVKADAHDARELMTAPAVTTMENATLVEAARTMDRERVKRLPVVDHLGRLVGIVSRADLLKVHLRHDDDIRHDVVTEVLHRVLGVSDDAVAATVTDGVVTLTGRLDRRSSAELAAHLAAQVSGVVEVVDRIAFDVDDVTPLFVA; encoded by the coding sequence ATGAGGACCTGGCAGGTCGGCGACGTCATGACCAACGACGTCGCGGCGGTGGACGCGGGCACGCCGTACCGGCGGATCGTCGACGTGATGACCGCCCGGCACGTCAGCGCGGTGCCGGTGGTGGACGAGGACCGGCGCGTGCTCGGCGTGGTGTCCGAGGCCGATCTGCTGCACAAGGTGGAGCTGGTCGGCCGGCCGCACGAGCCGCGGCTGTTCGAGGGGAAGCGCCGGCACGCGGCGCGGGTCAAGGCCGACGCGCACGACGCCCGCGAGCTGATGACCGCGCCGGCCGTCACCACGATGGAGAACGCGACGCTGGTCGAGGCGGCCCGGACCATGGACCGCGAACGGGTCAAGCGCCTGCCGGTGGTCGACCACCTCGGCCGGCTCGTCGGGATCGTGTCCCGCGCCGACCTGCTCAAGGTGCACCTGCGGCACGACGACGACATCCGCCACGACGTGGTCACCGAGGTGCTCCACCGCGTGCTGGGCGTCAGCGACGACGCGGTCGCCGCGACCGTGACCGACGGCGTCGTCACGCTGACCGGGCGGCTCGACCGGCGCAGCTCGGCCGAGCTCGCGGCGCACCTGGCCGCCCAGGTCAGCGGCGTCGTCGAGGTGGTCGACCGGATCGCGTTCGACGTCGACGACGTGACACCGCTATTTGTCGCCTAG
- a CDS encoding universal stress protein: MTDDEPVRVLAGFDGSPAAGAAIDAAARLFPRARAWILHLWTAPFASAGLRQRLWTASGDVKDFMAAVEREGAREAERTAATGVTLAQAAGWRAEPVVARSYGGDGLRVSELAEELDADVVLLGSRGLGGTKAVLGSVSDMVVHYTPRPALVVPHPLLSAEEDALDAGPVVVGWDGSDGARGAMAAAARLFPGRRLLAAGVGDQETTADVTVTHLLAGRRLGAPGRSVADALATYARQEAAAVIVVGSRGRSAMREILLGSTAMAVLHHAHRPVLVVPTPR; encoded by the coding sequence GTGACGGATGACGAGCCGGTCCGCGTGCTCGCGGGCTTCGACGGTTCTCCGGCCGCCGGCGCGGCGATCGACGCGGCCGCCCGGCTGTTCCCGCGGGCCCGGGCGTGGATCCTCCACCTGTGGACCGCCCCGTTCGCCAGCGCCGGGCTCCGCCAGCGGCTCTGGACCGCGAGCGGCGACGTCAAGGACTTCATGGCGGCGGTCGAACGGGAGGGCGCCCGCGAGGCCGAGCGCACGGCGGCGACCGGGGTCACTCTCGCCCAGGCCGCCGGTTGGCGGGCCGAGCCGGTCGTCGCCCGCAGCTACGGCGGCGACGGGCTGCGGGTCAGCGAGCTGGCCGAGGAGCTCGACGCCGACGTGGTGCTGCTCGGCTCCCGGGGCCTCGGCGGCACCAAAGCGGTGCTGGGCAGCGTGTCCGACATGGTCGTGCACTACACGCCCCGACCCGCTCTGGTGGTGCCGCACCCGCTGCTGTCGGCCGAGGAGGACGCCCTCGACGCGGGACCGGTGGTGGTCGGCTGGGACGGCTCCGACGGCGCCCGCGGGGCCATGGCGGCGGCCGCACGACTCTTCCCCGGCCGGCGGCTGCTGGCGGCCGGTGTCGGCGACCAGGAGACGACCGCCGACGTCACGGTGACCCACCTGCTCGCCGGTCGCCGGCTTGGGGCGCCGGGCCGGTCGGTCGCCGACGCGCTCGCGACGTACGCCCGGCAGGAGGCCGCCGCCGTCATCGTCGTCGGTTCCCGGGGCCGATCGGCGATGCGCGAGATCCTCCTCGGCAGCACCGCCATGGCCGTCCTGCATCACGCCCACCGACCGGTGCTGGTCGTGCCCACGCCACGCTGA
- a CDS encoding universal stress protein, giving the protein MDHGTILVGYDGSAAARAAVGWALDEARRSYGRVRLVEVVEWPVRVGPATPRAENWPRSETYRDAERAVARTVSVLAEANPDVPVDGLVVEGPAAAMLADLSSGALLVVVGNRGRGGVAGLLIGSVAAEVVTHAAGPVAVVRAADAGRPARGLVVVGVDDSPGGRAAVSTAFAEASARNAPLTAVRAWPPPGRPRGAVADPEAAEVLTDLLAEGRRAHPAVTVTTRVPSADPAAALVDASRDAQLVVIGSGRRGGFRGLRVGATARQLLRYAHCPVLVARAADATADLASATVQAPRSRV; this is encoded by the coding sequence ATGGACCACGGGACGATCCTGGTCGGGTACGACGGCTCGGCCGCCGCGCGGGCGGCGGTGGGGTGGGCACTCGACGAAGCGCGCCGGTCGTACGGCCGGGTGCGGCTCGTCGAGGTCGTCGAGTGGCCGGTACGCGTCGGACCGGCGACCCCGCGTGCGGAGAACTGGCCGCGGAGCGAGACGTACCGCGACGCCGAGCGGGCGGTCGCGCGGACGGTGTCGGTGCTCGCCGAGGCCAACCCGGACGTGCCGGTGGACGGCCTCGTCGTGGAGGGCCCGGCGGCCGCGATGCTCGCCGACCTCTCATCGGGAGCGCTGCTGGTCGTCGTGGGCAACCGCGGCCGCGGCGGTGTCGCAGGGCTGCTCATCGGCTCGGTCGCCGCCGAGGTCGTCACCCACGCCGCCGGTCCGGTCGCGGTGGTCCGGGCCGCCGACGCCGGCCGGCCGGCGCGCGGCCTAGTGGTGGTCGGGGTCGACGACTCGCCCGGCGGGCGGGCCGCCGTGTCGACGGCCTTCGCCGAGGCGTCGGCCCGGAACGCCCCGCTGACCGCCGTCCGGGCGTGGCCGCCACCGGGCCGGCCGCGCGGCGCCGTGGCGGACCCGGAAGCCGCTGAGGTGCTGACGGACCTGCTGGCGGAGGGCCGGCGGGCCCATCCGGCGGTCACGGTGACGACCCGCGTCCCGTCGGCGGACCCCGCGGCCGCGCTCGTCGACGCGTCCCGCGACGCCCAGCTCGTCGTCATCGGATCCGGGCGGCGCGGCGGGTTCCGCGGGCTCCGGGTGGGCGCGACGGCCCGCCAGCTGCTGCGCTACGCCCACTGCCCGGTGCTGGTCGCGCGGGCGGCGGACGCGACCGCGGACCTGGCGAGCGCGACCGTTCAGGCGCCGCGCAGCAGAGTGTAG
- a CDS encoding sodium:proton exchanger: MRSGQRPPALGLVALLATLPGVVVALAGLHPAPPVAAVVFGVAIVGAAFLLAWAAEAAQVDISAGLAVAVLALIAVLPEYAVDFVFTARGGEAVATYGPSCLPPGEETSSCSLALANMTGANRILVGVGWALVVLIAWRRMRRRGDPPERATRVTLARPDAVPLAFLALASVYCLVLPFKRTLSLVDTVVLLAVFVAYSWRVSRAPAGEPDLIGPSAWVGGLPRRPRRLTVVSLFVAAAAVILLTAERFAESLVDTGAQLGISEFLLVQWLAPLASEAPELLVAGLYAWRLHTTEALGALVSSKVNQWTLLVGTLPIVFAASSGGWSGLPIEPAQREELLLTAAQSILAVSLLVGRELTLRAAMLLLGLFVAQFALSAAVPASWRGSELIVLSLVYLALAVAALVRNRRHVVPLFRDGLVTPYRVLGGDMCCTMTAGNLRLRERRSPVRAGADQ, from the coding sequence ATGCGTTCCGGGCAGCGGCCACCGGCCCTCGGCCTCGTGGCCCTGCTGGCGACCCTGCCGGGCGTCGTGGTGGCGCTGGCCGGCCTGCACCCGGCGCCACCGGTCGCCGCGGTCGTCTTCGGAGTGGCGATCGTCGGCGCCGCGTTCCTGCTGGCCTGGGCGGCCGAGGCGGCGCAGGTCGACATCTCCGCCGGCCTGGCGGTCGCGGTGCTGGCGCTGATCGCGGTGCTCCCCGAGTACGCCGTCGACTTCGTGTTCACCGCCCGCGGCGGCGAGGCGGTCGCCACGTACGGCCCGTCCTGCCTCCCACCGGGCGAGGAGACCTCGTCGTGCTCGCTGGCGCTGGCCAACATGACCGGCGCCAACCGGATCCTGGTCGGCGTCGGCTGGGCCCTGGTCGTGCTGATCGCGTGGCGGCGGATGCGGCGCCGGGGCGACCCGCCGGAACGGGCGACCCGGGTCACCCTCGCCCGCCCGGACGCGGTGCCGCTGGCCTTCCTCGCGCTCGCGTCGGTCTACTGCCTGGTGCTGCCGTTCAAGCGCACCCTGTCGCTGGTGGACACCGTGGTGCTGCTGGCCGTCTTCGTCGCGTACAGCTGGCGGGTCTCCCGCGCCCCCGCCGGTGAGCCGGACCTGATCGGCCCGTCGGCCTGGGTCGGTGGCCTGCCCCGCCGCCCGCGGCGGCTGACGGTCGTGTCCCTCTTCGTCGCGGCGGCCGCGGTCATCCTGCTCACCGCCGAACGGTTCGCGGAGTCGCTGGTGGACACCGGCGCGCAGCTCGGGATCAGCGAGTTCCTGCTCGTGCAGTGGCTGGCCCCGCTCGCCTCCGAGGCGCCCGAGCTGCTCGTCGCCGGCCTCTACGCGTGGCGGCTGCACACCACGGAGGCGCTCGGCGCGCTGGTGTCGTCGAAGGTCAACCAGTGGACGCTGCTGGTCGGCACCCTGCCCATCGTGTTCGCCGCGTCCAGCGGTGGCTGGTCGGGCCTGCCGATCGAGCCCGCGCAGCGCGAGGAGCTGCTGCTCACCGCGGCGCAGTCGATCCTGGCCGTCTCGCTGCTGGTCGGTCGCGAGCTGACCCTGCGCGCCGCCATGCTGCTGCTGGGTCTGTTCGTGGCCCAGTTCGCGCTCAGCGCTGCGGTGCCGGCGTCGTGGCGCGGGAGCGAGCTGATCGTGCTGTCGCTGGTCTACCTGGCGCTGGCGGTGGCGGCGCTGGTCCGCAACCGCCGGCACGTGGTGCCGCTGTTCCGCGACGGGCTGGTCACGCCGTACCGCGTGCTCGGCGGCGACATGTGCTGCACGATGACCGCCGGCAACCTGCGGCTGCGGGAACGCCGGTCCCCGGTGCGCGCCGGCGCCGATCAGTAG
- a CDS encoding RNA polymerase subunit sigma-70: MRDRDAWLAAAYDDHRRELQAHCYRLAGNVADADELTQETFLRAWRARDRFDGRASARTWLYRIATNLFLDSRKAAARRTTPAGDVLEWDATIGPYPDVAAGVADAELVELALIAALMHLPPRQRAAFVLRDVSGWTPAEVAESLGVAVPAANSLVQRARRTIREHAPADPGDWRRPALTADDEEILRRYAAASDAESIRLLLADDVRITMPPDPPVVGIDAVTGFLTRPLDWRTVPTRANGRPALANYLRHPGSPVHEALVVDVLRVVDGRIVEINAFVGAHHVAALGLPATAPG, from the coding sequence GTGCGGGACCGGGACGCGTGGCTGGCGGCGGCGTACGACGACCATCGCCGGGAGCTGCAAGCGCACTGCTACCGGCTGGCCGGCAACGTGGCCGACGCCGACGAGCTGACGCAGGAGACGTTCCTGCGCGCGTGGCGGGCCCGGGACCGGTTCGACGGACGGGCGTCGGCGCGGACCTGGCTCTACCGGATCGCCACCAACCTGTTCCTCGACAGCCGCAAGGCCGCCGCGCGGCGCACCACCCCGGCCGGCGACGTGCTCGAGTGGGACGCGACGATCGGCCCGTACCCCGACGTGGCGGCCGGCGTCGCCGACGCCGAGCTGGTGGAGCTCGCGCTGATCGCGGCGCTCATGCACCTGCCGCCGCGGCAGCGGGCGGCGTTCGTGCTGCGCGACGTCAGCGGGTGGACGCCCGCCGAGGTCGCCGAGTCGCTCGGCGTGGCCGTGCCGGCCGCCAACAGCCTCGTCCAGCGGGCCCGCCGCACGATCCGGGAGCACGCCCCGGCGGACCCGGGCGACTGGCGCCGACCGGCGCTCACGGCCGACGACGAGGAGATCCTGCGGCGCTACGCGGCAGCTTCCGACGCCGAGTCGATCCGCCTGCTGCTCGCCGACGACGTGCGGATCACCATGCCGCCCGACCCGCCGGTCGTCGGCATCGACGCGGTGACCGGGTTCCTGACCCGGCCGCTGGACTGGCGCACCGTCCCCACGCGCGCCAACGGGCGTCCGGCGCTGGCCAACTACCTCCGGCACCCCGGCAGCCCGGTCCACGAAGCCCTCGTCGTCGACGTGCTCCGCGTCGTCGACGGCCGGATCGTCGAGATCAACGCGTTCGTCGGCGCCCACCATGTGGCCGCGCTCGGTCTGCCGGCGACCGCCCCGGGTTAA